In Bombus fervidus isolate BK054 chromosome 13, iyBomFerv1, whole genome shotgun sequence, a single genomic region encodes these proteins:
- the Siz gene encoding brefeldin-resistant Arf-GEF family protein schizo isoform X4: protein MSCFRSIDGFPGVGHFFATMCLQWDVFQRKCNSYSFPQKMERPSQHAANVNQVHGSGMHGVYSSGSQTSLTTSYITGQSYVQNQNYAHGPYNSTSNVRVYTHAGYNQPQSYGTMVQGYGGQPQAAGYQQNHLKKGPVRNGDVLKRCRLQTAYELSQDLLDKQIEMLERKYGGVKARNAALTIQRAFRRYTLLKKFAAITAMAKAEKRLSRKLQETTERATGVNEHERMVYHSQIYIQQPQTANRPMPIRSMSLRERRHVENSQSPIPRSQSGRCEVQVAGHQHANHNIHQSGRHTPSLAPSPCNRHQQLPPSPCWESSSQESGSSMHYYNPQDTLCSIRQDTPPRDLLRTPCTSPSTPHNLQTQVVQNWSSAGHLGSAGRTRGSAKKVPPEVPKRTSSITSRSMEPRHNGLSKSVENGSLSSVQSSGSDSTNCESSEGDAQRGSPVWKHKGISSSPEHQECANHTTDSTTMMSSVKDLGHSHASSGYQLPLMDHPESIPQTSYKVSEIVRKRQYRVGLNLFNKKPERGISYLIRRGFLENSPQGVARFLISRKGLSKQMIGEYLGNLQNPFNMAVLECFSHELDLSGMQVDVALRKFQAYFRMPGEAQKIERLMEVFSQRYCHCNPDVVSRLRSADTVFVLAFAIIMLNTDLHTPNLKPERRMRLDDFVKNLRGIDDCGDIDRDILVGIYERVKENEFKPGSDHVSQVMKVQATIVGKKPNMALPHRRLVCYCRLYEIPDIHKKERPGVHQREVFLFNDLLVVTKILSKKKNSVTYTFRQSFPLCGMVATLFEVPHYPYGIRLSQRVDGKVLVTFNARNAHDRCKFVEDLRESISEMDEMETLRIETELERQKSSRSARGGAENRDSGVADVEICPCPGPYSERSETTDIDTQLKRSALSNSLLDIHEQFAGEKPQRRGSVGSLDSGMSISFQSTSASSMSQGIKHPGQVHPIHPGATIPGGAKGLAQQPSFLGGLFAKRERKLSQSEESGPYSRTTEV from the exons TTTCCCGCAGAAGATGGAGAGGCCATCGCAGCATGCGGCGAACGTGAACCAGGTGCACGGGAGTGGCATGCACGGCGTATACTCGTCAGGCAGTCAAACCTCCCTAACGACGTCCTACATCACGGGCCAGTCGTACGTTCAGAACCAGAACTACGCACACGGCCCATACAATTCCACGTCGAACGTGAGAGTATACACTCACGCCGGCTACAATCAGCCCCAAAGTTATGGTACCATGGTGCAGGGCTATGGTGGTCAACCACAGGCCGCAGGGTATCAACAAAACCATCTTAAAAAAGGACCTGTACGTAACGGAGACGTGCTGAAGAGATGCCGGCTGCAGACTGC GTACGAGTTATCCCAAGACCTATTGGATAAGCAGATAGAGATGTTAGAAAGAAAATACGGCGGTGTGAAGGCAAGAAACGCCGCACTGACTATTCAACGAGCATTCAGAAGATACACTCTGCTGAAGAAATTCGCAGCCATCACCGCCATGGCTAAGGCTGAAAAACGTCTCAGCAGAAAGCTTCAGGAAACTACAGAGAGAGCCACGGGCGTAAATGAACATGAGAGGATGGTATATCACAGTCAAATTTACATACAACAGCCACAGACGGCGAACAGACCAATGCCCATCAGGAGCATGTCTCTGAGGGAAAGGAGGCACGTGGAGAACTCACAATCTCCGATACCGAGGAGCCAGAGCGGCAGGTGCGAGGTCCAGGTCGCTGGTCATCAGCACGCGAACCATAACATACATCAAAGTGGCAGACATACGCCCTCTCTGGCGCCGAGTCCTTGCAACAGACACCAACAGTTACCACCAAGTCCGTGCTGGGAGTCCAGCTCTCAGGAAAGCGGGTCTAGCATGCATTATTACAATCCACAG GACACGTTGTGCAGCATCAGACAAGATACGCCACCAAGGGATCTGCTGCGGACACCATGCACGTCGCCGTCGACGCCTCACAATCTTCAGACACAAGTGGTTCAGAACTGGAGTAGTGCCGGTCACCTTGGTTCCGCCGGTAGAACGAGAGGATCCGCGAAAAAGGTGCCACCGGAAGTGCCAAAAAGAACGTCTTCCATTACGTCCAGATCTATGGAACCACGTCACAATGGTCTTAGCAAAAGCGTCGAGAACGGTAGCCTAAGCTCGGTTCAGAGTTCTGGCAGCGATTCCACTAATTGCGAGAGCTCCGAGGGAGACGCTCAAAGAGGATCACCTGTGTGGAAGCATAAAGGAATC TCAAGTTCACCAGAACACCAAGAATGCGCCAATCACACAACAGACTCAACTACCATGATGAGCAGCGTGAAGGATCTTGGCCACTCTCATGCCAGTTCCGGCTACCAGCTTCCTCTCATGGATCATCCAGAAAGTATACCGCAGACGAGCTATAAAGTATCAGAAATAGTTAGAAAACGTCAGTATCGAGTGGGCCTAAATCTGTTCAACAAGAAACCAGAAAGAGGAATCAGTTACTTGATCAGAAGAGGATTCTTGGAGAATAGCCCTCAGGGTGTAGCAAGATTTTTGATCAGTAGAAAAGGACTGTCCAAACAGATGATAGGAGAATATCTTGGAAACCTTCAAAACCCCTTCAACATGGCTGTGCTTGA ATGCTTCTCCCACGAGCTGGACCTATCAGGAATGCAGGTAGACGTTGCTTTGAGGAAGTTTCAAGCATACTTCCGGATGCCAGGTGAAGCTCAAAAAATAGAACGACTAATGGAGGTGTTCAGCCAACGTTATTGCCACTGCAATCCCGATGTAGTATCCAGGCTACGCTCAGCAGACACTGTCTTTGTATTAGCGTTTGCAATTATCATGCTGAACACTGATCTGCACACACCAAACCTGAAACCAGAACGCAGAATGAGGCTGGATGACTTTGTCAAGAACCTCAGAGGCATAGACGATTGTGGAGATATTGATAGAGATATATTGGTTGGAATTTATGAAAGAGTAAAGGAAAACGAATTCAAACCTGGCTCAGATCATGTTTCTCAAGTGATGAAGGTCCAAGCGACAATAGTAGGCAAGAAACCTAACATGGCCTTGCCTCATAGAAGATTAGTTTGCTATTGTAGACTGTATGAGATCCCAGACATCCACAAGAAAGAGAGACCAGGTGTACATCAACGAGAAGTATTTCTCTTCAATGATCTCCTCGTTGTAACAAAGATCCTGAGCAAGAAAAAGAACAGCGTTACTTATACGTTCAGACAAAGCTTTCCACTGTGCGGAATGGTAGCCACGCTGTTTGAAGTTCCTC attATCCGTATGGAATTAGACTCTCCCAGCGCGTGGATGGAAAGGTGTTGGTTACGTTTAATGCGAGGAACGCGCACGACAGGTGCAAGTTTGTGGAGGATCTCAGAGAATCCATCAGCGAAATGGACGAGATGGAAACCTTACGGATTGAGACGGAACTGGAACGACAGAAAAGCAGCAGAAGTGCGAGGGGTGGCGCTGAAAATAGAGACTCTGGAGTGGCAGATGTCGAGATATGTCCTTGCCCGGGGCCTTATTCCGAAAGATCGGAAACTACCGACATAGATACCCAATTAAAACGTTCTGCCCTTAGTAATTCCCTTCTGGACATACATGaacaat TTGCTGGTGAAAAACCGCAGCGACGTGGAAGCGTGGGCTCACTCGATAGCGGTATGTCGATTTCTTTTCAATCTACATCTGCCAGCTCAATGAGCCAAGGCATTAAACATCCTGGACAAGTTCATCCTATACATCCAGGGGCTACGATCCCTGGTGGTGCTAAGGGACTGGCTCAGCAGCCATCTTTTTTAGGGGGTCTATTCGCCAAACGAGAACGAAAACTTTCACAATCGGAGGAATCCGGCCCGTACAGTCGCACCACGGAAGTGTAA
- the Siz gene encoding brefeldin-resistant Arf-GEF family protein schizo isoform X1, with the protein MSAVLGSVGDPAGLLDPDVESILEEKNQLISRQYAEIERLQRELSEVIGERDALLCEVSKFKFEREMTDLTRLLDDSFPQKMERPSQHAANVNQVHGSGMHGVYSSGSQTSLTTSYITGQSYVQNQNYAHGPYNSTSNVRVYTHAGYNQPQSYGTMVQGYGGQPQAAGYQQNHLKKGPVRNGDVLKRCRLQTAYELSQDLLDKQIEMLERKYGGVKARNAALTIQRAFRRYTLLKKFAAITAMAKAEKRLSRKLQETTERATGVNEHERMVYHSQIYIQQPQTANRPMPIRSMSLRERRHVENSQSPIPRSQSGRCEVQVAGHQHANHNIHQSGRHTPSLAPSPCNRHQQLPPSPCWESSSQESGSSMHYYNPQDTLCSIRQDTPPRDLLRTPCTSPSTPHNLQTQVVQNWSSAGHLGSAGRTRGSAKKVPPEVPKRTSSITSRSMEPRHNGLSKSVENGSLSSVQSSGSDSTNCESSEGDAQRGSPVWKHKGISSSPEHQECANHTTDSTTMMSSVKDLGHSHASSGYQLPLMDHPESIPQTSYKVSEIVRKRQYRVGLNLFNKKPERGISYLIRRGFLENSPQGVARFLISRKGLSKQMIGEYLGNLQNPFNMAVLECFSHELDLSGMQVDVALRKFQAYFRMPGEAQKIERLMEVFSQRYCHCNPDVVSRLRSADTVFVLAFAIIMLNTDLHTPNLKPERRMRLDDFVKNLRGIDDCGDIDRDILVGIYERVKENEFKPGSDHVSQVMKVQATIVGKKPNMALPHRRLVCYCRLYEIPDIHKKERPGVHQREVFLFNDLLVVTKILSKKKNSVTYTFRQSFPLCGMVATLFEVPHYPYGIRLSQRVDGKVLVTFNARNAHDRCKFVEDLRESISEMDEMETLRIETELERQKSSRSARGGAENRDSGVADVEICPCPGPYSERSETTDIDTQLKRSALSNSLLDIHEQFAGEKPQRRGSVGSLDSGMSISFQSTSASSMSQGIKHPGQVHPIHPGATIPGGAKGLAQQPSFLGGLFAKRERKLSQSEESGPYSRTTEV; encoded by the exons TTTCCCGCAGAAGATGGAGAGGCCATCGCAGCATGCGGCGAACGTGAACCAGGTGCACGGGAGTGGCATGCACGGCGTATACTCGTCAGGCAGTCAAACCTCCCTAACGACGTCCTACATCACGGGCCAGTCGTACGTTCAGAACCAGAACTACGCACACGGCCCATACAATTCCACGTCGAACGTGAGAGTATACACTCACGCCGGCTACAATCAGCCCCAAAGTTATGGTACCATGGTGCAGGGCTATGGTGGTCAACCACAGGCCGCAGGGTATCAACAAAACCATCTTAAAAAAGGACCTGTACGTAACGGAGACGTGCTGAAGAGATGCCGGCTGCAGACTGC GTACGAGTTATCCCAAGACCTATTGGATAAGCAGATAGAGATGTTAGAAAGAAAATACGGCGGTGTGAAGGCAAGAAACGCCGCACTGACTATTCAACGAGCATTCAGAAGATACACTCTGCTGAAGAAATTCGCAGCCATCACCGCCATGGCTAAGGCTGAAAAACGTCTCAGCAGAAAGCTTCAGGAAACTACAGAGAGAGCCACGGGCGTAAATGAACATGAGAGGATGGTATATCACAGTCAAATTTACATACAACAGCCACAGACGGCGAACAGACCAATGCCCATCAGGAGCATGTCTCTGAGGGAAAGGAGGCACGTGGAGAACTCACAATCTCCGATACCGAGGAGCCAGAGCGGCAGGTGCGAGGTCCAGGTCGCTGGTCATCAGCACGCGAACCATAACATACATCAAAGTGGCAGACATACGCCCTCTCTGGCGCCGAGTCCTTGCAACAGACACCAACAGTTACCACCAAGTCCGTGCTGGGAGTCCAGCTCTCAGGAAAGCGGGTCTAGCATGCATTATTACAATCCACAG GACACGTTGTGCAGCATCAGACAAGATACGCCACCAAGGGATCTGCTGCGGACACCATGCACGTCGCCGTCGACGCCTCACAATCTTCAGACACAAGTGGTTCAGAACTGGAGTAGTGCCGGTCACCTTGGTTCCGCCGGTAGAACGAGAGGATCCGCGAAAAAGGTGCCACCGGAAGTGCCAAAAAGAACGTCTTCCATTACGTCCAGATCTATGGAACCACGTCACAATGGTCTTAGCAAAAGCGTCGAGAACGGTAGCCTAAGCTCGGTTCAGAGTTCTGGCAGCGATTCCACTAATTGCGAGAGCTCCGAGGGAGACGCTCAAAGAGGATCACCTGTGTGGAAGCATAAAGGAATC TCAAGTTCACCAGAACACCAAGAATGCGCCAATCACACAACAGACTCAACTACCATGATGAGCAGCGTGAAGGATCTTGGCCACTCTCATGCCAGTTCCGGCTACCAGCTTCCTCTCATGGATCATCCAGAAAGTATACCGCAGACGAGCTATAAAGTATCAGAAATAGTTAGAAAACGTCAGTATCGAGTGGGCCTAAATCTGTTCAACAAGAAACCAGAAAGAGGAATCAGTTACTTGATCAGAAGAGGATTCTTGGAGAATAGCCCTCAGGGTGTAGCAAGATTTTTGATCAGTAGAAAAGGACTGTCCAAACAGATGATAGGAGAATATCTTGGAAACCTTCAAAACCCCTTCAACATGGCTGTGCTTGA ATGCTTCTCCCACGAGCTGGACCTATCAGGAATGCAGGTAGACGTTGCTTTGAGGAAGTTTCAAGCATACTTCCGGATGCCAGGTGAAGCTCAAAAAATAGAACGACTAATGGAGGTGTTCAGCCAACGTTATTGCCACTGCAATCCCGATGTAGTATCCAGGCTACGCTCAGCAGACACTGTCTTTGTATTAGCGTTTGCAATTATCATGCTGAACACTGATCTGCACACACCAAACCTGAAACCAGAACGCAGAATGAGGCTGGATGACTTTGTCAAGAACCTCAGAGGCATAGACGATTGTGGAGATATTGATAGAGATATATTGGTTGGAATTTATGAAAGAGTAAAGGAAAACGAATTCAAACCTGGCTCAGATCATGTTTCTCAAGTGATGAAGGTCCAAGCGACAATAGTAGGCAAGAAACCTAACATGGCCTTGCCTCATAGAAGATTAGTTTGCTATTGTAGACTGTATGAGATCCCAGACATCCACAAGAAAGAGAGACCAGGTGTACATCAACGAGAAGTATTTCTCTTCAATGATCTCCTCGTTGTAACAAAGATCCTGAGCAAGAAAAAGAACAGCGTTACTTATACGTTCAGACAAAGCTTTCCACTGTGCGGAATGGTAGCCACGCTGTTTGAAGTTCCTC attATCCGTATGGAATTAGACTCTCCCAGCGCGTGGATGGAAAGGTGTTGGTTACGTTTAATGCGAGGAACGCGCACGACAGGTGCAAGTTTGTGGAGGATCTCAGAGAATCCATCAGCGAAATGGACGAGATGGAAACCTTACGGATTGAGACGGAACTGGAACGACAGAAAAGCAGCAGAAGTGCGAGGGGTGGCGCTGAAAATAGAGACTCTGGAGTGGCAGATGTCGAGATATGTCCTTGCCCGGGGCCTTATTCCGAAAGATCGGAAACTACCGACATAGATACCCAATTAAAACGTTCTGCCCTTAGTAATTCCCTTCTGGACATACATGaacaat TTGCTGGTGAAAAACCGCAGCGACGTGGAAGCGTGGGCTCACTCGATAGCGGTATGTCGATTTCTTTTCAATCTACATCTGCCAGCTCAATGAGCCAAGGCATTAAACATCCTGGACAAGTTCATCCTATACATCCAGGGGCTACGATCCCTGGTGGTGCTAAGGGACTGGCTCAGCAGCCATCTTTTTTAGGGGGTCTATTCGCCAAACGAGAACGAAAACTTTCACAATCGGAGGAATCCGGCCCGTACAGTCGCACCACGGAAGTGTAA